The genomic interval CGGCTGCCGGGTGCGCCTGCGTGAAGAGGTGTTGTCGGGCGTAGAGGAAGTGATGCACGAAGGCATCGCCGACCTGGCCATCAGCAGCTACAGCATTGGCGGCTACCTGGGCGCCGAGCTGAGCGCGGTGGAGTTCGTCGCCGTCGCCCACCCTGAACACAGCCTTCACCGGCTGGGCAGGGAACTCACCTTCCAGGACCTGGAAAGCCAGCTACAGGTGGTCATCCGCGACTCCGGCCGCGCGCAGCCACGCGACGTTGGCTGGCTGGGTGCAGAGCAGCGCTGGACGGTCGGCAGCCTGGGCACCGCCTCCACCTTTGTCAGCAGCGGCCTGGGCTTTGCCTGGCTGCCCCGACACATGATCGAGCGCGAACTGCGCGAAGGTGTGCTCAAACCATTGCCGCTGGATCAGGGTGGCAGCCGCCACCCACTGTTCTACCTTTATTCGAGCAAAGAGAAGACCCTGGGCCCGGCCACGCAGATTCTCATCGAGCTGCTGCGCAACTTCGACACCGCGCCACTGGACGTGCCCTTCGCAGCCCCCCCGCAAGCCTGAGAGGACCGCGCCCATGGCCTATTTCGAACACGAAGGATGCGCACTGCATTACGAGGAATATGGCCAGGGCGACCCGTTGGTGTTGCTGCACGGCCTGGGCTCCAGCTGCCAGGACTGGGAGTTGCAGGTGCCGGTGCTCAGCCGGCATTACCGGGTGATCCTCATGGACATCCGCGGCCACGGTCGCTCCGACAAACCGCGCGACGGCTACCACATAGCCACCTTCAGTGCCGACCTGCTGGCCCTGCTCGAACACCTGCACACGGGGCCCGTGCACTTCGTCGGCCTGTCGATGGGGGGTATGGTCGGCTTCCAGTTTGCCGTCGACCACCCGCAATGGCTGCGCAGCCTGTGCATCGTCAACAGCGCCCCCGAAGTCAAGCGCCGTACCCGCAGCGACTGGCTGTGGTGGCTCAAGCGCTGGGGCCTGGCACGCCTCCTCAGTGTCGAAACTGTCGGCAAGGGCCTGGCCGAACGACTGTTCCCCAAGCCTCACCAGGCTGCCCTGCGGCAGAAGATGGCCCAACGCTGGGCGCGTAACGACAAGCGCGCCTACCTCAAGAGCTTCGACGCCATCGTCGACTGGGGCGTGCAGGAACGCATCGGCCGTATTCACTGTCCCAGTCTGGTCATCGCTGCCGACCACGATTACACCCCGATACAACTGAAACAGCGTTACGTTGCCTTGATGCCCAACGCCAGGCTGGTGGTCATCGACGATTCGCGGCACGCTACGCCCCTCGATCAACCCGAGGTCTTCAACCAGACCCTGCTGCAGTTCCTCGCAGCCGCTTCCACCTCTCAAGGATCTTTGAGCCCATGCTGAAAAAACTCCTGCTCACCGCCTGCTCGGTCGCCTTCGCCACCAGCGTCATGGCTTCCGACAAGACCCCGCACGTCATGCTGGACACCAGCTTCGGCCAGGTCGAAATCGAGCTGAACGCCGAGAAGGCGCCGATCAGTACCAAGAACTTCCTCGAGTACGTCGACAGCGGCTTCTACAACAACACCATTTTCCACCGAGTGATCCCCGGCTTCATGGTCCAGGGCGGCGGCTTTACTGACCAGATGGTACAGAAGAACACCAAGGACCCGATCAAGAACGAGGCCAGCAATGGCCTGCTGAACACCCGC from Pseudomonas fortuita carries:
- a CDS encoding LysR family transcriptional regulator; translated protein: MKAPRVTLDQWRTLQAVVDHGGFAQAAEALHRSQSSVSYTVARMQEQLGVPLLRIDGRKAVLTEAGNVLLRRSRHLVKQASQLEDLAHHMEQGWEAEVRLVVDAAYPSARLVRALAAFMPQSRGCRVRLREEVLSGVEEVMHEGIADLAISSYSIGGYLGAELSAVEFVAVAHPEHSLHRLGRELTFQDLESQLQVVIRDSGRAQPRDVGWLGAEQRWTVGSLGTASTFVSSGLGFAWLPRHMIERELREGVLKPLPLDQGGSRHPLFYLYSSKEKTLGPATQILIELLRNFDTAPLDVPFAAPPQA
- a CDS encoding alpha/beta fold hydrolase, producing the protein MAYFEHEGCALHYEEYGQGDPLVLLHGLGSSCQDWELQVPVLSRHYRVILMDIRGHGRSDKPRDGYHIATFSADLLALLEHLHTGPVHFVGLSMGGMVGFQFAVDHPQWLRSLCIVNSAPEVKRRTRSDWLWWLKRWGLARLLSVETVGKGLAERLFPKPHQAALRQKMAQRWARNDKRAYLKSFDAIVDWGVQERIGRIHCPSLVIAADHDYTPIQLKQRYVALMPNARLVVIDDSRHATPLDQPEVFNQTLLQFLAAASTSQGSLSPC
- a CDS encoding peptidylprolyl isomerase A, whose amino-acid sequence is MLKKLLLTACSVAFATSVMASDKTPHVMLDTSFGQVEIELNAEKAPISTKNFLEYVDSGFYNNTIFHRVIPGFMVQGGGFTDQMVQKNTKDPIKNEASNGLLNTRGTLSMARTSNPNSATSQFFINVADNDFLNPGRDAGYAVFGKVTKGMDVVDQIVNSQTTTKKGMRDVPADPVYIKSAKRID